The Oryzias latipes chromosome 4, ASM223467v1 genome includes a window with the following:
- the plvap gene encoding plasmalemma vesicle-associated protein: protein MYSSSYPRAKLGPFEAREPLRKTKGKSCSYYMRIVFFFSSLIQSLIIVSLVLFLIYGQPEKSAEEKRVQELELGFNKLSDNNVNLRKEKGELGSQLRACTAEKAALVKEIERLNRTEQFLRGRLLSCERSALTKTPQQRCPIVPNHTPSVNSNNELKSLQSIINQQNAKIDLINSNFTQAVQYLSQERDNALRDRDLQLQEAIRLRKDNTLLKEQLNEYTRKCKEDFASSLDGIQTVTRDFLDRINGLFPHHQTFHLTCESQRLEMEKIKSSCTNLSRDVENKFQMYLDNVGKKVAEIQALSSQKEVLSRHLSTELQQCEDKKKDAITMATRELELKQKAHDDQVEKLLIEQNQLREQKKLQEEKVALKDREILDLQTRLSNSKGVPSRTGVPNGAAQTGGQPPANFSFSGNQGYGINKTPTVG, encoded by the exons ATGTACAGCTCTAGCTACCCCCGGGCCAAACTGGGCCCGTTTGAGGCAAGGGAGCCCCTGCGCAAAACCAAAGGAAAGAGCTGCAGCTACTACATGAGGatcgttttcttcttttcatctcTCATCCAGTCACTCATTATTGTCAGCCTGGTGCTCTTCCTCATTTACGGACAACCAGAGAAGTCTGCAGAAGAGAAGAGGGTCCAG GAGCTGGAGCTGGGATTCAACAAGCTGAGTGACAATAATGTGAATCTGAGAAAAGAGAAAGGCGAGCTGGGAAGTCAGCTGAGAGCTTGCACAGCTGAGAAAGCCGCTTTGGTGAAGGAAATTGAGAGGCTGAACAGGACAGAACAGTTCCTCAGAGGGAGACTT cTTTCCTGTGAGAGATCCGCCCTTACAAAGACCCCGCAGCAACGATGTCCAATTGTGCCCAACCATACTCCTTCAGTCAATTCTAACA ATGAATTGAAGTCTCTGCAGAGCATTATCAATCAGCAGAACGCTAAGATAGACCTCATAAACTCAAACTTCACTCAGGCTGTTCAGTATCTGAGTCAGGAGAGAGACAACGCCCTCAGGGACAGGGACCTACAACTCCAGGAGGCCATCAGGCTGCGAAAAGACAACACCCTCCTGAAGGAGCAGCTCAACGAGTACACCAG GAAGTGCAAAGAGGACTTTGCAAGTTCTCTGGACGGGATCCAGACAGTGACCAGGGATTTCCTGGATCGGATCAACGGTCTGTTTCCCCACCATCAGACCTTCCACCTCACCTGTGAAAGCCAGCGGTTGGAAATGGAAAAGATTAAAAGCAGCTGCACAAACCTGTCCAGAGATGTCGAGAACAAGTTCCAGATGTATCTGGACAATGTCGGCAAGAAG gTGGCTGAGATTCAAGCCCTGTCCAGTCAGAAAGAGGTGCTGAGCAGACATTTGTCCACTGAGTTGCAGCAGTGTGAGGATAAGAAGAAAGATGcaatcaccatggcaaccagggAGTTAGAACTCAAGCAAAAGGCTCATGATGACCAG GTGGAGAAATTACTGATTGAGCAAAATCAACtgagagagcagaagaaactccaAGAGGAGAAGGTGGCCCTGAAAGACAGAGAGATTCTGGATCTGCAGACGAGGCTGTCGAACAGCAAG GGGGTTCCTTCTAGAACTGGTGTCCCTAACGGAGCTGCACAGACGGGTGGGCAACCTCCTGCAAACTTCTCCTTCAGTGGTAACCAGGGATATGGCATCAACAAAACTCCCACA GTGGGTTAA
- the gtpbp3 gene encoding tRNA modification GTPase GTPBP3, mitochondrial, with protein sequence MLPLLSIFREIRRAAVHTHRKSRVTTLHQLVSTFNGVPAGLADADTIFALSSGHGRCGVAVVRVSGSASSMALRCMAGLKCCLPSPRTALLRSITDPNSKEILDRGLVLWFPGPHSFTGEDSVEFHIHGGPAVITAVLQALGSMPGMRPAEAGEFTRRAFQAGKLGLTEVEGLGDLIHAETEAQRRQALRQMSGDLERLYQGWSHRLKRCLAHVEAFIDFSEDELIEDGVLERVDSSVITLLAEIERHLKDERRGERLRSGVHVVIAGATNAGKSSLLNTLCQRPAAIVSSIAGTTRDVVETGLDIGGFPVLLSDTAGLRDSTDLIEQEGVRRARERVQQADLTLVVVDSVLLPFDVQKAAGTLQENLTSVLPDLKQPDKDRCLLVLNKTDLLPEAQRQKLDRELKGVSGLPPVCLISCQTHEGLQDFLSVLQSRVKTLCGDPLSDAPTLTQARHRAHLQQCVAALAQYQTLRDTDLALAAEGVRLALTSLGRITGKLGAEEILDIIFKDFCIGK encoded by the exons ATGTTACCGCTTCTATCTATTTTTCGGGAAATTCGTAGAGCTGCAGtccacacacacaggaaaaG TCGAGTAACTACTCTACATCAGCTTGTGTCCACCTTTAATGGAGTTCCAGCTGGCCTGGCAGATGCAGACACCATCTTTGCGTTGTCATCAGGTCATGGCAGATGTGGGGTGGCTGTGGTCCGTGTCAGTGGTTCTGCCTCATCCATGGCTTTGAGATGCATGGCGGGGCTGAAGTGCTGCTTGCCTTCTCCTCGGACAGCCCTGTTACGCAGCATAACAGACCCCAACTCCAAAGAGATCCTGGACCGTGGCCTGGTCCTATGGTTTCCTG GTCCTCATAGTTTCACAGGAGAAGACAGTGTTGAGTTCCACATCCATGGAGGTCCTGCTGTGATTACTGCTGTCCTACAGGCTTTGG GAAGCATGCCTGGCATGAGGCCTGCCGAAGCTGGGGAGTTCACGCGAAGGGCTTTTCAAGCAGGAAAGCTGGGTTTAACTGAG gttGAAGGACTTGGGGATCTAATCCATGCAGAGACAGAGGCTCAGCGAAGACAAGCTCTTCGACAGATGTCTGGAGATCTGGAACGCCTCTATCAAGGCTGGAGCCACAGACTGAAACGA TGTCTGGCTCACGTTGAGGCCTTCATTGACTTCAGTGAGGATGAGCTCATTGAGGATGGGGTCTTAGAGCGAG TGGACAGCTCAGTGATCACTCTGCTGGCAGAAATCGAGCGACACCTAAAGGATGAGAGAAGAGGCGAGCGGCTTCGCAGCGGAGTCCACGTGGTCATTGCAGGAGCCACCAACGCCGGGAAAAGCAGCCTCCTCAACACACTCT GCCAACGACCAGCCGCCATTGTTTCCTCCATCGCTGGGACCACCAGAGATGTGGTGGAGACGGGGCTGGACATTGGTGGCTTCCCCGTCCTGTTAAGCGACACAGCTGGCCTCAGAGACAGCACAGACTTGATAGAGCAGGAGGGGGTTCGCCGGGCTCGAGAGAG GGTACAGCAGGCTGATCTGACTCTGGTGGTGGTGGACTCTGTCCTGCTTCCCTTTGACGTACAGAAAGCTGCAGGCACTCTTCAGGAGAACCTCACAAGTGTTCTGCCTGACCTGAAGCAGCCTGATAAAG ACAGGTGTCTCTTGGTGCTAAATAAGACTGATCTACTGCCTGAAGCTCAAAGACAGAAGCTGGACCGGGAGCTGAAAGGCGTCTCTGGACTCCCTCCTGTGTGTCTGATCTCCTGTCAGACTCATGAAGGGCTGCAGGACTTTCTCTCTGTGTTGCAAAGCCGTGTTAAGACTCT GTGCGGCGATCCTCTGTCTGATGCTCCCACCCTGACCCAGGCTCGCCACAGGGCCCATCTGCAGCAGTGCGTGGCAGCTCTGGCTCAGTATCAGACATTGCGTGACACTGACCTGGCTCTGGCAGCTGAGGGGGTCCGCTTAGCTCTCACCAGCCTGGGGAGGATCACTGGGAAGCTGGGGGCAGAGGAGATCCTGGATATCATCTTCAAAGACTTCTgcattggaaaataa